A stretch of the Thiomicrorhabdus xiamenensis genome encodes the following:
- the ppk2 gene encoding polyphosphate kinase 2, translating to MKKVISSENNYPYSEKIKRDEYEALKRLLQIELLKLQRWVKENDERIVLLFEGRDAAGKGGTIKRVMEHLNPRGARVVALDKPNEKEKGQWYFQRYIEELPTCGEIVLFDRSWYNRAGVERVMGFCTPPQYNQFMHQTPEFERMLVSDGIRLMKFWFSVGRKEQLRRFNARKTDPLKQWKLSPMDLASLDRWDEYTKAKEDMFFYTNTLHAPWTVVKSNDKKRARLETMRFILSQIPYEGKDEAVVAQADPLIVSSGEDIFEED from the coding sequence ATGAAGAAAGTCATTTCCAGTGAAAATAACTATCCCTACAGCGAAAAAATCAAACGCGACGAATATGAAGCGCTCAAGCGATTATTGCAGATTGAGCTTTTAAAATTACAGCGTTGGGTCAAGGAGAATGATGAGCGTATCGTTCTGTTGTTTGAAGGTCGTGACGCGGCCGGGAAAGGCGGGACTATAAAAAGAGTCATGGAGCATCTTAATCCGCGTGGTGCCAGAGTGGTTGCGCTTGATAAACCCAACGAAAAAGAGAAAGGTCAGTGGTATTTTCAGCGTTACATCGAAGAGTTGCCGACTTGCGGAGAGATCGTTCTTTTCGACCGTTCCTGGTATAACCGCGCCGGTGTGGAGCGGGTGATGGGTTTCTGTACTCCACCGCAATATAATCAGTTTATGCATCAGACGCCGGAGTTCGAGCGCATGCTGGTCAGTGACGGTATACGCTTAATGAAATTCTGGTTTTCGGTCGGTCGTAAAGAGCAGTTGCGCCGTTTTAACGCGCGTAAAACGGACCCTTTAAAGCAGTGGAAACTCAGCCCGATGGACTTGGCGTCACTGGACCGTTGGGATGAGTACACCAAAGCCAAAGAAGATATGTTCTTTTATACCAATACGCTGCATGCCCCATGGACGGTGGTCAAGTCGAACGACAAGAAACGCGCCCGCTTGGAAACCATGCGCTTTATATTGAGTCAGATTCCCTACGAGGGAAAAGACGAAGCGGTTGTTGCTCAAGCAGATCCGCTGATTGTCAGTAGCGGCGAAGATATTTTTGAAGAAGACTGA
- a CDS encoding YggS family pyridoxal phosphate-dependent enzyme — translation MSLPHATPQRQQQLQENFQKVEQRIEEACHEAGRPRESVQLLAVSKTKPLEDILSLAAIGQQAFGENYLQEALDKIAQAPELEWHFIGPIQSNKTRPIAENFAWVHSVDRLKIARRLSEQRPPNAATLKILLEINLDEESSKAGFNEQDIEDAVSEVLQMPHIELRGLMAIPMIRSDFEGQRAVFRRLKKLLGALQKKFPDARLDTLSMGMSGDLEAAIMEGATWIRIGTDLFGARDYGSKS, via the coding sequence ATGAGCCTGCCGCACGCAACGCCGCAACGCCAGCAACAGCTACAAGAGAATTTCCAGAAAGTTGAGCAGCGAATCGAGGAAGCCTGCCACGAGGCGGGACGCCCGAGAGAATCCGTACAACTGCTGGCAGTCAGCAAGACCAAACCGCTTGAAGACATACTCAGTCTGGCTGCTATCGGACAACAGGCCTTCGGAGAAAACTATCTTCAGGAAGCACTCGACAAAATTGCGCAAGCCCCGGAACTTGAATGGCATTTCATCGGACCGATTCAATCCAATAAAACCCGACCTATTGCGGAAAACTTCGCTTGGGTACACAGCGTCGATCGTCTGAAAATTGCGCGTCGTCTCAGCGAACAGCGTCCGCCGAACGCCGCCACGTTGAAAATTCTTCTGGAAATCAATCTTGACGAAGAATCCAGTAAAGCGGGGTTCAATGAACAGGATATTGAAGACGCCGTTAGCGAAGTTCTGCAAATGCCGCATATCGAATTACGCGGTCTGATGGCGATCCCGATGATCCGCAGCGATTTTGAAGGACAAAGAGCGGTCTTCCGTCGATTGAAAAAGCTTCTGGGTGCCCTACAGAAGAAATTTCCGGATGCCCGTCTGGATACTTTATCCATGGGGATGTCCGGCGATCTGGAAGCGGCGATTATGGAAGGCGCTACGTGGATACGTATCGGGACGGATCTGTTCGGCGCACGCGATTACGGCAGCAAAAGTTAA